The following are from one region of the Mycolicibacterium helvum genome:
- a CDS encoding VOC family protein codes for MAIELLAHSVEIGLVTTNLDRMVEFYENFLGLPFQLDLDFPGGTMKRYLIGDNTLKLVTYDQPPAAEVTPGGGRAQTGVRYLSLVVKNVSEVAEQVTAAGYEIVEPLTAFTALPGIGWLFVADPDGNWVELAGPL; via the coding sequence ATGGCCATCGAGCTGCTCGCCCACAGTGTCGAAATCGGTCTGGTCACCACGAACCTGGACCGAATGGTCGAGTTCTACGAGAACTTCCTCGGCCTGCCGTTCCAGCTCGACCTCGACTTCCCCGGCGGCACGATGAAGCGCTACCTGATTGGGGACAACACCCTCAAACTGGTCACCTACGATCAGCCGCCTGCCGCGGAGGTGACACCCGGCGGCGGACGTGCTCAGACCGGCGTTCGGTACCTCTCCCTGGTGGTCAAAAACGTCTCGGAAGTCGCCGAGCAGGTGACAGCCGCCGGATACGAGATTGTCGAACCGCTCACCGCTTTCACCGCGCTGCCCGGCATCGGTTGGCTGTTCGTCGCCGATCCCGACGGCAACTGGGTGGAACTGGCCGGACCCCTGTAG
- a CDS encoding VOC family protein has translation MAIDLLAKNIEVGLVTTNLDAMVEFYENFLGLPYTGDLDFPGGTMKRYALGDNVLKLITLDQPPAAPATRGGGPAAAGIRYYTVVVASVTKAAEQVKAAGYEIAQELAEFAPVPGMGWMFVADPDGNWVELVGPL, from the coding sequence ATGGCCATCGATCTACTGGCAAAGAACATCGAAGTCGGTTTGGTCACCACCAACCTCGACGCCATGGTCGAGTTCTACGAGAACTTCCTCGGCCTGCCCTACACCGGCGACCTCGATTTCCCCGGCGGCACGATGAAGCGTTACGCGCTCGGTGACAACGTGCTCAAGCTGATCACCCTCGACCAGCCGCCGGCCGCACCGGCGACACGGGGCGGGGGGCCGGCCGCCGCCGGCATCCGCTACTACACCGTGGTGGTGGCCAGCGTGACCAAGGCCGCCGAGCAGGTGAAGGCCGCCGGATACGAAATCGCGCAGGAGCTGGCCGAGTTCGCCCCGGTCCCCGGCATGGGCTGGATGTTCGTCGCTGACCCCGACGGCAACTGGGTCGAGCTCGTCGGACCGCTGTAG
- a CDS encoding peroxynitrite isomerase, translating into MPDLHPDLAILAPLLGTWAGAGAGEYPTIDSFGYREEITIGHLGKPFLTYSQRTRATDDGRPLHAETGYLRLPAPNRIELVVVHPTGVTEIDEGALSVEGDDLTIEVVSTAIGLTSSAKSVTALSRSLHLTGDQLSYRLAMAAVGEPLTHHLAATLHRQPG; encoded by the coding sequence GTGCCCGACCTGCATCCTGACCTTGCGATCCTCGCTCCCCTGCTGGGCACCTGGGCGGGGGCCGGCGCCGGCGAGTATCCGACGATCGACTCGTTCGGCTATCGCGAGGAGATCACCATCGGTCACCTCGGCAAGCCGTTCCTGACCTACTCACAGCGCACCCGCGCCACCGACGACGGCCGGCCTTTGCATGCCGAGACCGGCTATCTCCGGCTGCCTGCACCCAACCGGATCGAACTGGTTGTGGTGCATCCCACCGGGGTCACCGAAATCGATGAGGGCGCGCTGTCCGTCGAGGGCGACGACCTGACCATCGAGGTGGTGTCGACCGCCATCGGGCTCACCAGCTCCGCGAAAAGCGTTACCGCGCTGAGCCGTTCGCTTCACCTCACCGGTGACCAGCTGAGCTACCGCCTGGCGATGGCCGCTGTCGGCGAACCCCTGACCCATCATCTGGCCGCAACGCTGCACAGGCAGCCGGGGTGA
- the lipE gene encoding lipase LipE yields the protein MSSSPARQRRIAVPTDFDAVTDVGVEDHGDVSAATAERIWQSVRHWYAAGMHPAIQLCLRHNGKVVLNRAIGHGWGNGPADPPDADKVPVTIATPFCVYSAAKAISTTVVHMLVEQGHFSLDDRVCDYLPNYTSHGKDRTTIRHVITHSAGVPFATGPRPNLKRMNESDYAREMLGELKPIHRPGLMHIYHGLTWGPLVREIVSAATGRNIRDILADQILDPLGFRWTNYGVVEQDVPLVAPSHVTGKPLPAPLAAAFRTAVGGTPAQIIPFSNTPLFLTGVVPSSSTISTADELSRFAEILRRGGELDGVRIMRADTLRAATAPARRLRPDIATGLAPIRWGTGYMLGSTRFGPFGRNAPAAFGHTGLTNVAVWADPERQLSVGLISSGKPGQHREAGRYTALLDRINAEIPRAGR from the coding sequence GTGAGCTCCTCCCCCGCCCGCCAGCGACGCATCGCCGTTCCGACCGACTTCGACGCCGTCACCGATGTCGGCGTCGAAGACCACGGCGACGTCTCGGCGGCCACCGCCGAGCGGATCTGGCAGTCAGTGCGGCACTGGTACGCCGCGGGCATGCACCCGGCCATCCAGCTGTGCCTCCGGCACAACGGAAAAGTCGTGCTCAACCGGGCGATCGGGCACGGCTGGGGCAACGGGCCCGCCGACCCGCCCGACGCCGACAAAGTGCCCGTCACCATCGCGACCCCGTTCTGCGTGTACTCCGCGGCCAAGGCGATCAGTACGACGGTGGTGCACATGCTCGTCGAGCAGGGACACTTCTCACTCGACGACCGGGTCTGCGACTACCTGCCGAACTACACCAGCCACGGCAAGGACCGCACCACCATCCGCCATGTGATCACCCATAGCGCAGGGGTGCCATTTGCGACGGGACCACGGCCAAACCTCAAGCGGATGAACGAGAGTGACTACGCTCGGGAAATGCTGGGTGAGCTCAAGCCCATCCACCGACCCGGATTGATGCACATCTACCACGGCCTGACCTGGGGGCCGCTGGTCCGCGAGATCGTCTCGGCCGCCACCGGGCGCAACATCCGCGACATCCTGGCTGACCAGATCCTGGATCCGTTGGGGTTTCGGTGGACGAATTACGGTGTGGTCGAACAGGATGTCCCCCTGGTCGCCCCCAGTCACGTGACCGGAAAACCGCTGCCTGCTCCACTTGCCGCCGCGTTCCGCACCGCCGTCGGCGGCACACCAGCACAGATCATCCCGTTCTCCAATACCCCGCTGTTCCTCACCGGAGTAGTCCCATCGTCCAGCACGATCTCGACGGCCGACGAACTGTCCCGATTCGCCGAAATACTGCGCCGCGGTGGCGAACTCGACGGAGTGCGGATCATGCGAGCTGACACGCTGCGGGCCGCGACTGCACCGGCCCGGCGGCTGCGGCCCGACATCGCGACAGGACTGGCGCCGATCCGCTGGGGCACCGGTTACATGCTGGGGTCCACCAGGTTTGGACCGTTCGGGCGCAACGCGCCGGCCGCGTTCGGCCATACCGGACTGACCAACGTGGCGGTCTGGGCGGATCCGGAGCGGCAGCTGTCGGTCGGGCTGATCAGCAGCGGTAAACCTGGACAGCACCGCGAAGCCGGGCGCTACACCGCGTTACTCGACCGCATCAACGCTGAGATCCCCCGCGCCGGCAGGTGA
- a CDS encoding DUF2694 family protein, translated as MTAPDPEFDAVHPSGHILFRSCRGGYLHSVALAEAAMDATADTLAQAILLTADVSYLKALMQVRAEIVAAGHTPSDDIAGSRELKLATEALAQHRLRPEAP; from the coding sequence ATGACCGCACCGGACCCGGAGTTCGATGCCGTCCATCCCAGTGGGCACATCCTGTTCCGCTCGTGCCGGGGCGGATACCTGCACAGCGTGGCGCTGGCCGAAGCGGCCATGGATGCCACCGCGGACACCCTGGCGCAAGCGATCCTGCTGACCGCTGACGTGTCCTACCTAAAGGCGTTGATGCAGGTTCGCGCAGAAATCGTGGCGGCGGGCCATACGCCGTCAGATGACATCGCGGGCAGCCGTGAACTCAAGCTCGCCACTGAGGCGCTGGCCCAGCATCGGCTGCGGCCCGAGGCGCCCTGA
- a CDS encoding ESX-1 secretion-associated protein, with protein MAERIHVVPDELRRAARDHQDTAEQLSSVPSRHADILASLDSLGPIFGELRDAGRELLDQRRVCYEQQAAAHAELATNLRYAADVWEQQDTAAAAELGRITEDGP; from the coding sequence ATGGCCGAGCGCATCCATGTGGTGCCCGACGAACTGCGCAGGGCGGCTCGTGACCACCAGGACACCGCCGAGCAGCTGAGCTCGGTGCCGTCGCGGCACGCGGACATCCTGGCCAGCCTCGATTCGCTTGGCCCGATCTTCGGGGAGCTGCGCGACGCTGGCCGCGAACTGCTGGATCAGCGGCGAGTCTGCTACGAGCAGCAGGCGGCGGCGCACGCCGAGCTCGCCACCAACCTGCGCTACGCCGCCGACGTCTGGGAGCAGCAGGACACTGCCGCTGCCGCGGAGCTGGGTCGGATCACCGAGGATGGTCCATGA
- a CDS encoding DUF4226 domain-containing protein, with the protein MASYQDLLDAIARVGVATGDNRAWMTGLSDADLALVTSPVNVISPNGIDNVVAKIRAQHRQVFDPVPPAVPGPVVAEGRAADAIRTAETSLVQQHSVSAQLDLQVITAVLNAHSTHAAGREALDGLQRDIENAVATRTDLDTPAGARTFQRYLIGKLRDIKAVVETAGLDDTSKATLAAALASLYVGATPDVTDEKAPEPKSVAPAAEHPPMPTDLPPVAADPLDDALLPDDLAELPPEPSAASQPMPAPMIPPMAGMPAFGGGSGSPAPGPAPLPPTLDNLTSPRLPTDDSLLDTPMLDEPVDDGADDPPADAEDEAAAEEPTAPTSDDATVVHLPNGETVTAPTPALAAAITAAVAGTPIPEAFRQQGITIPAPGSAVPQPIDPTRVIPGDIGMLTDRHALALGNGKAVFNNQIQPIASVTGPSFLGWEHPPEPGSTTRTPKPDQPTPTRPAVTAGPPIGE; encoded by the coding sequence GTGGCGAGCTACCAAGACTTGCTCGACGCCATAGCGCGCGTGGGTGTTGCCACCGGCGACAATCGGGCGTGGATGACGGGGCTGTCGGACGCGGACCTCGCCTTGGTCACCAGCCCGGTCAACGTCATCTCGCCGAACGGAATTGACAACGTGGTGGCCAAGATTCGCGCCCAGCACCGCCAAGTGTTCGATCCGGTGCCGCCCGCGGTACCGGGCCCGGTCGTCGCGGAGGGCCGAGCGGCAGACGCCATCCGTACCGCTGAAACCTCGCTGGTCCAGCAGCATTCGGTGAGCGCGCAGCTCGACCTCCAGGTCATCACTGCAGTACTCAATGCGCACAGCACGCATGCCGCGGGCCGGGAGGCACTCGACGGTCTGCAGCGCGATATCGAGAACGCAGTCGCCACCCGCACCGATCTGGACACCCCAGCGGGTGCCCGCACGTTCCAGCGCTATCTCATCGGAAAATTGCGCGACATCAAGGCCGTCGTGGAAACCGCGGGTCTGGACGACACCTCCAAGGCGACGCTGGCCGCCGCGCTGGCATCGCTCTACGTGGGCGCCACCCCGGACGTCACGGACGAAAAGGCACCGGAACCGAAATCGGTAGCACCGGCCGCCGAGCATCCGCCAATGCCTACCGACCTCCCGCCGGTTGCGGCCGACCCTCTCGACGATGCGCTACTGCCCGACGATCTCGCCGAGCTCCCGCCGGAGCCGAGCGCCGCCAGCCAACCGATGCCCGCGCCGATGATCCCGCCAATGGCGGGAATGCCCGCGTTTGGTGGCGGGAGCGGCAGTCCGGCCCCGGGTCCGGCGCCACTGCCGCCGACTCTCGACAACCTGACGTCGCCGCGGTTACCCACCGATGACAGCCTGCTCGACACCCCGATGCTCGACGAGCCCGTCGATGACGGTGCGGACGACCCGCCAGCCGATGCAGAGGATGAGGCCGCGGCGGAGGAGCCCACCGCGCCGACCTCGGACGACGCGACCGTCGTGCACCTGCCGAACGGCGAAACCGTCACAGCGCCGACTCCTGCGCTGGCCGCCGCCATCACCGCCGCCGTCGCCGGCACGCCCATCCCGGAGGCGTTCCGACAGCAGGGCATCACGATCCCGGCGCCCGGCAGTGCCGTGCCGCAGCCGATCGACCCCACCCGGGTCATCCCCGGCGATATCGGGATGCTGACCGATCGGCACGCACTGGCCCTGGGCAACGGCAAAGCGGTATTCAACAATCAGATCCAACCCATTGCCAGCGTCACCGGGCCGAGCTTTCTAGGGTGGGAGCATCCGCCGGAACCGGGCAGCACGACGCGAACGCCGAAACCAGACCAACCGACTCCGACCCGGCCGGCGGTAACGGCCGGCCCACCGATAGGAGAGTGA
- a CDS encoding DUF4226 domain-containing protein yields the protein MAEHAGASGEALEAARSVLAVRDHDLAQADAELAAVVASAHAAATEAIRKLDAVSAEIEAAVAQRTVTAPSEGREFARFLIDKQHEISDILTTARADADAKVVVLQQLLGRYRLPSTPQ from the coding sequence ATGGCTGAGCACGCCGGAGCGTCGGGGGAGGCACTTGAAGCCGCCCGATCGGTGCTCGCCGTGCGCGATCACGATCTCGCCCAGGCCGACGCCGAACTGGCCGCGGTGGTCGCCAGTGCCCACGCCGCCGCGACAGAAGCCATCCGCAAGCTCGACGCCGTCAGCGCCGAGATCGAAGCAGCGGTCGCCCAGCGCACGGTGACCGCGCCGTCCGAAGGACGTGAGTTTGCCCGGTTCCTGATCGACAAGCAGCACGAGATCAGTGACATTCTCACCACAGCACGTGCCGACGCTGATGCCAAAGTGGTTGTGCTACAGCAGCTTCTCGGCCGGTATCGGTTGCCATCCACACCACAGTGA
- a CDS encoding C40 family peptidase, translating to MTAPELDILGRAHALFAGRREMPVLEPTSGLPSASPDGLPAAYRQAADRHREDLGAVRRVDAELSAILARAQRDQREAHQQTRAVLDAARADAESAPDNPVAQRELMRRRARRLRAQHAHVLAARRRARRRLALVRALRYRRHRLRVPAPNERAALAVRAALSRLGCPYVWGAAGPDRFDCSGLVKWAYAQAGVHLDRTTYDQINDGVSVARSQVRPGDLVFPHAGHVQLAIGNGMVVEAPHAGANVQISRMGANVAIRRPL from the coding sequence GTGACCGCTCCCGAGCTGGACATCCTGGGCCGGGCCCATGCGCTGTTCGCTGGCCGGCGTGAAATGCCGGTGCTGGAACCGACTTCCGGGCTCCCGTCAGCGTCACCGGACGGATTGCCCGCCGCCTACCGCCAGGCCGCCGACCGGCACCGCGAGGATCTCGGCGCAGTCCGCCGCGTCGATGCCGAGCTGTCGGCGATCCTGGCCCGTGCGCAGCGCGACCAGCGCGAGGCACATCAGCAGACCCGGGCTGTGCTCGATGCCGCCCGCGCCGACGCCGAATCAGCCCCCGACAATCCGGTCGCCCAACGTGAGCTGATGCGCCGCCGCGCAAGACGGTTGCGGGCCCAGCACGCCCACGTCCTTGCCGCCCGCCGGCGGGCCCGCCGGCGTCTGGCGCTGGTGCGCGCATTGCGGTACCGCCGCCATCGTCTGCGGGTACCCGCGCCGAATGAACGCGCGGCGCTGGCCGTGCGGGCAGCGCTCTCGCGGTTGGGTTGTCCCTATGTCTGGGGTGCGGCCGGACCTGATCGGTTCGACTGCTCAGGCCTGGTGAAGTGGGCATATGCCCAGGCCGGGGTACATCTGGACCGCACCACCTACGACCAGATCAACGACGGCGTGTCGGTGGCCCGCTCCCAGGTCCGGCCCGGCGATCTGGTGTTCCCGCACGCCGGGCACGTCCAGCTGGCGATCGGCAACGGGATGGTGGTGGAGGCACCACACGCCGGGGCCAACGTGCAGATCAGCCGCATGGGAGCCAACGTCGCGATCCGCCGGCCGCTCTAG
- a CDS encoding helix-turn-helix domain-containing protein, which produces MSREAAGAAIRTLREARDWSLADLAAATGVSIMGLSFLERGVRKPHKGTVQKVENGLGLPPGTYARLVVADDPDAEIAQILASSPADSTQPRATAGIIVSRHSDADVLEGHAEAHLDSLNSLIARLPAETSNEYETYIQSVIEQCVKAELLAANSWRVAVNAGAESADRLMTHLKSLEAIRTGLLARMPGSISARFDQACARSDLPESVIATLLGVGVDQVWDIRNRGAIPPGALPRVRAFVEEQS; this is translated from the coding sequence GTGAGCCGAGAGGCGGCGGGCGCGGCCATTCGGACATTGCGGGAAGCTAGGGACTGGTCACTGGCCGATCTGGCTGCGGCCACCGGAGTCAGCATCATGGGCCTGAGCTTTCTCGAACGCGGAGTCCGCAAACCCCACAAAGGCACAGTTCAGAAGGTTGAAAACGGATTGGGCCTGCCGCCTGGGACGTATGCGCGGCTGGTTGTTGCCGACGATCCGGACGCCGAGATCGCTCAAATTCTGGCCAGCTCGCCAGCCGACTCGACCCAGCCGCGGGCCACCGCCGGCATCATCGTGAGCCGCCACAGCGACGCCGATGTCCTCGAAGGGCACGCCGAGGCGCACCTGGATTCGCTCAACTCGTTGATAGCCCGGCTGCCAGCGGAGACGTCAAACGAATACGAAACGTATATTCAGTCTGTGATCGAGCAATGCGTGAAGGCGGAACTGCTGGCCGCCAACTCGTGGCGCGTCGCGGTCAACGCCGGCGCCGAATCAGCGGATCGTCTGATGACCCACCTCAAGTCGCTGGAAGCAATCCGAACGGGCCTGCTGGCCCGGATGCCCGGCAGCATCAGCGCCCGCTTCGACCAAGCCTGCGCACGCTCGGATCTGCCGGAGTCAGTGATCGCGACACTGCTGGGGGTGGGAGTGGACCAGGTGTGGGACATCCGCAACCGCGGTGCCATCCCACCGGGTGCGCTGCCGCGAGTGCGGGCATTCGTCGAGGAGCAGTCGTGA
- a CDS encoding WhiB family transcriptional regulator — protein sequence MNNRPCSLEPDLWFGYADDDASDGAAKARVYEQSATRARTICLRRCPLAQQRACARAAVEGGEEYGVWAGVKLPGGQYRKRAQLAHAHDVLQRIADGQLNPRELPESAELLARSEALPAQVATVVHLPLGQPRTAA from the coding sequence ATGAACAACCGCCCATGCTCGCTCGAGCCGGATCTCTGGTTCGGCTATGCCGACGACGACGCCAGTGACGGCGCGGCCAAGGCCCGCGTCTACGAGCAATCGGCCACCCGCGCCAGGACGATCTGCCTGCGCAGGTGCCCGCTGGCCCAGCAGCGCGCGTGCGCCCGCGCCGCCGTCGAGGGCGGCGAGGAGTACGGGGTGTGGGCCGGGGTGAAGCTGCCCGGCGGTCAGTACCGCAAGCGGGCCCAGCTGGCCCATGCCCACGATGTTCTGCAACGCATTGCCGACGGGCAGCTCAACCCGCGCGAGCTACCCGAGAGCGCGGAACTGCTGGCTCGCAGCGAAGCGCTGCCAGCCCAGGTGGCAACCGTCGTCCACCTGCCGCTGGGCCAGCCGCGCACCGCCGCGTGA
- a CDS encoding Rieske 2Fe-2S domain-containing protein codes for MTEIREIDPGTPMTRFARGWHCLGLADDFRDGKPHGIEAFGSKLVVYADSNGDIQVLDGYCRHLGADLAMGTIKGDNLACAFHDWRWNGATGRCVEIPYAKRVPKLARTRKWQTLEVNGQLLVWHDPERGTPSAELTPPTIEGYDEGRWSKWAWNSMVIEGAHCREIVDNNVDMAHFFYIHYAYPTYFKNVFEGHTASQFMESKGRQDFTEHPERLWEGTKLRSEATYFGPSYMINWLHNDLGPDFTVESVLINCHYPISQNSFMLQFGVSVQSMPGLSEEKTAKLAESYSKIYEVGFLQDVEIWKHKTRIENPLLCEEDGALYQYRRWYEQFYVDVADVTPDMTNRFELEVDTTHAYDVWQREVDANMQKRSAAITSS; via the coding sequence ATGACCGAGATCCGGGAGATCGACCCCGGCACGCCGATGACGCGATTTGCGCGGGGTTGGCATTGCCTGGGCTTGGCCGATGATTTCCGTGACGGCAAGCCACACGGCATCGAAGCATTCGGCAGCAAGCTGGTGGTCTACGCCGACTCAAACGGCGACATCCAGGTGCTCGACGGCTACTGCCGCCACCTTGGCGCCGACCTGGCGATGGGCACGATCAAGGGTGACAACCTGGCGTGCGCATTTCACGATTGGCGCTGGAACGGCGCAACCGGCCGTTGTGTCGAAATCCCCTATGCCAAACGGGTTCCGAAGCTGGCACGCACACGCAAGTGGCAGACCTTGGAAGTCAACGGACAGCTACTGGTGTGGCACGACCCCGAACGGGGAACGCCGAGCGCAGAACTCACCCCGCCGACGATCGAGGGCTACGACGAGGGCCGGTGGTCGAAATGGGCGTGGAACTCGATGGTCATCGAGGGGGCGCACTGCCGCGAGATCGTCGACAACAACGTCGACATGGCGCACTTCTTCTACATCCACTACGCCTACCCCACCTACTTCAAGAACGTCTTCGAAGGACACACCGCCAGCCAGTTCATGGAATCCAAAGGCCGCCAAGACTTCACCGAGCATCCTGAACGGCTGTGGGAGGGCACCAAGCTGCGCTCGGAGGCCACATACTTCGGGCCGTCGTACATGATCAACTGGCTGCACAACGACCTCGGACCGGACTTCACTGTGGAGTCGGTCCTGATCAACTGCCACTACCCGATCAGTCAGAACTCATTCATGCTGCAGTTCGGGGTCTCGGTGCAGAGCATGCCGGGGTTGTCAGAAGAGAAGACCGCCAAGCTCGCCGAGTCGTACTCGAAGATCTATGAAGTCGGCTTCCTGCAGGACGTCGAGATCTGGAAGCACAAGACCCGGATCGAAAACCCGCTGCTGTGCGAGGAAGACGGGGCGCTCTACCAGTACCGGCGGTGGTACGAGCAGTTCTACGTCGACGTCGCCGATGTCACCCCGGATATGACCAACCGCTTCGAGCTCGAGGTCGACACCACGCACGCCTATGACGTGTGGCAGCGTGAGGTGGACGCGAACATGCAGAAGCGTTCTGCTGCGATAACTTCCAGCTAG
- a CDS encoding TetR/AcrR family transcriptional regulator, translated as MDRGARSREELLDAAERLIAEHGFEVPLREIAKSAGQRNNSAVNYYFRSRQDLIDAVVARRLMPMEVERQALLDRMSDEQMADAHAVLRILVGPFFHSEGTHYARFLEVVRIRLNREPQSPAESAWPRILDALARLVPLKERSARESRVSAVATTMFALLADHERRVEAGDGPRGQQRSHSRGGADSLEEIVTMLAAMLTAAPVAAAATR; from the coding sequence GTGGACCGCGGCGCTCGATCTCGAGAAGAGCTGCTCGACGCCGCCGAACGGCTGATTGCCGAGCATGGCTTCGAGGTGCCATTGCGCGAGATCGCCAAGTCCGCGGGGCAGCGCAACAACTCTGCGGTCAACTACTACTTCCGCAGCCGCCAAGACCTGATTGACGCGGTGGTGGCCCGTCGGCTGATGCCGATGGAGGTCGAGCGTCAAGCCCTGCTCGATCGCATGTCTGACGAGCAGATGGCCGACGCACACGCGGTGCTGCGGATCCTGGTCGGACCCTTCTTCCACAGCGAAGGCACCCACTACGCGCGATTCCTCGAGGTGGTCCGGATCCGGCTGAACAGGGAGCCGCAAAGCCCCGCCGAGTCCGCCTGGCCGCGCATCCTGGACGCGCTGGCCAGGCTGGTTCCGCTCAAGGAACGCAGTGCCAGAGAGAGCCGGGTCAGCGCCGTCGCGACCACGATGTTCGCCCTGCTGGCCGACCATGAGCGGCGGGTCGAGGCAGGCGACGGTCCCCGAGGGCAGCAGCGGAGCCACTCGCGGGGTGGCGCGGACAGCCTCGAAGAGATCGTCACAATGCTGGCGGCGATGCTGACCGCGGCGCCGGTGGCCGCCGCCGCGACTCGCTGA
- a CDS encoding pirin family protein: MSNLETTPTEFACVSTDAAELEVLSPREVPLGGPRALPVRRTLPQRQRSLIGAWCFADHYGPQDVRQAAGMDVPPHPHTGLQTVSWLFRGQIEHRDSAGVHQLVNPGELNLMTAGAGICHSEVSTQKTTVLHGVQLWVALPDAHRNVARDFDHFVPEPISRDSAEIRVFLGELAGQRSPVHTFTPLLGAQLDLAAGCTIDLDIDAGFEHGVLVDLGRVDAAGRALESGELAYLGPGCTTVRLHNPAGMAARVVLLGGAPFTEDLLMWWNFVGRSHDEIVSYRQLWQDGDDRFGAVSGYTGPVPRLPAPALPATRLRPRRQT; encoded by the coding sequence ATGAGCAATCTGGAGACCACGCCGACGGAATTCGCCTGCGTGTCAACAGATGCCGCAGAGCTCGAAGTCCTCTCACCGCGGGAGGTCCCGTTGGGCGGACCGCGCGCGCTGCCGGTCCGGCGGACCTTGCCGCAGCGCCAGCGCTCGCTCATCGGCGCCTGGTGCTTCGCCGACCATTACGGCCCGCAGGACGTGCGGCAGGCCGCCGGCATGGATGTGCCGCCACACCCGCACACCGGCCTGCAGACCGTCAGCTGGCTGTTCCGAGGACAGATCGAGCACCGCGACAGCGCCGGCGTGCACCAGCTCGTCAACCCGGGCGAGCTGAACCTGATGACGGCCGGAGCCGGCATCTGCCACTCCGAGGTGTCGACGCAAAAGACCACCGTGCTGCATGGCGTGCAGCTGTGGGTGGCGCTTCCCGATGCCCACCGCAACGTCGCACGCGATTTCGATCACTTTGTGCCCGAACCCATCTCGCGAGACAGTGCCGAGATCCGGGTTTTCCTGGGTGAGTTGGCCGGCCAGCGTTCACCGGTGCACACGTTCACGCCGCTGTTGGGGGCCCAGCTCGACCTGGCAGCTGGGTGCACGATCGACCTCGACATCGACGCCGGCTTCGAGCACGGGGTGCTGGTGGATCTCGGCAGGGTCGACGCCGCGGGACGGGCGCTGGAATCCGGTGAGCTGGCATACCTGGGACCCGGCTGCACCACCGTGCGTCTGCACAACCCCGCCGGGATGGCGGCCCGGGTCGTGCTGCTCGGCGGAGCACCGTTCACCGAGGACCTGCTGATGTGGTGGAACTTCGTCGGGCGCAGCCACGACGAGATCGTCTCCTACCGCCAGCTGTGGCAGGACGGCGATGATCGGTTCGGAGCCGTCAGCGGGTACACCGGACCAGTCCCGCGATTGCCCGCACCCGCGCTGCCCGCCACCCGATTGCGACCGCGCCGCCAAACCTGA
- a CDS encoding N-acetyltransferase, whose protein sequence is MTTDKTGAPTTVTAGTDQFTLAGLRIVAVCPMVADYLDKHHDFDDVIDPLTPDIKRHLQTVPGG, encoded by the coding sequence ATGACCACCGACAAAACCGGCGCGCCCACTACCGTCACCGCAGGCACAGACCAGTTCACCCTTGCCGGCCTGCGCATCGTCGCCGTGTGCCCGATGGTCGCCGATTACCTCGACAAGCATCACGACTTCGACGACGTCATCGATCCACTTACTCCGGACATCAAGCGTCACCTGCAGACGGTGCCAGGCGGGTAA